The following are encoded in a window of uncultured Pseudomonas sp. genomic DNA:
- a CDS encoding ACP phosphodiesterase, whose product MNYLAHLHLGGDAPAQLLGSLYGDFVKGPLAGQWPADIEAAIRLHRRIDVFTDNHPLQMQARARFPAERRRCAGILLDVFFDHCLALHWADYAAEPLPIFTGRVYRVLQAEPRLPERLAMIAPRMAAQDWLGSYREFAVLEQVVAGIDRRLSRPGLLAGGMAELERLYQQLLEDFQQFYPELQAFVAQQRQAAD is encoded by the coding sequence ATGAATTACCTCGCGCATTTACATCTCGGCGGTGACGCGCCGGCTCAATTGCTGGGCAGCCTGTATGGCGATTTCGTCAAAGGGCCGTTGGCGGGGCAGTGGCCGGCGGATATCGAGGCGGCGATTCGTCTGCATCGGCGTATCGATGTGTTTACCGACAACCACCCGCTGCAAATGCAGGCGCGGGCGCGCTTCCCTGCTGAGCGGCGGCGTTGTGCCGGGATCTTGCTGGATGTGTTTTTTGACCACTGCCTGGCGCTGCACTGGGCGGACTATGCCGCCGAGCCTTTGCCAATTTTTACCGGGCGGGTTTATCGGGTGCTGCAGGCCGAGCCGCGTTTGCCCGAGCGTCTGGCGATGATTGCACCACGCATGGCCGCGCAGGACTGGTTAGGCAGTTACCGTGAATTTGCCGTGCTGGAGCAGGTGGTGGCGGGCATCGACCGGAGGCTGTCGCGGCCGGGGTTGTTGGCGGGGGGTATGGCTGAGCTGGAGCGACTGTACCAACAGCTGCTGGAGGATTTTCAGCAGTTCTACCCTGAATTACAGGCGTTTGTGGCGCAGCAGCGGCAAGCGGCGGATTAG
- a CDS encoding helix-turn-helix transcriptional regulator: protein MQLDIDEIIKALAHPVRRDILHWLKDPQAYFADQEHPLEIGVCAGKIDQRTGLSQSTVSAHLATLQRAGLISSKKVGQWHFFKRNEETIQAFLSHISQAL from the coding sequence ATGCAGCTCGACATCGATGAAATCATCAAGGCCCTGGCCCACCCGGTACGGCGCGACATCCTGCACTGGTTGAAAGACCCCCAGGCCTATTTCGCCGATCAGGAGCACCCGCTGGAAATCGGCGTCTGCGCCGGCAAGATCGACCAACGCACCGGGCTGTCGCAATCGACTGTCTCCGCGCACCTGGCGACCTTGCAGCGCGCCGGGCTGATCAGCAGCAAAAAGGTCGGCCAATGGCATTTCTTCAAACGCAATGAAGAAACTATCCAGGCCTTCCTCAGCCATATCAGCCAAGCGCTTTAA
- a CDS encoding alkene reductase, translating into MTTLFDPIKIGDLELNNRIIMAPLTRCRADEGRVPNALMAEYYVQRASAGLIISEATAVTPMGVGYPDTPGIWSDEQVRGWSNITKAVHAAGSKIVLQLWHVGRISDPVYLNGQLPVAPSAIQPAGHVSLIRPMKDYVTPRALETEEIADIVDAYRLGAENAKAAGFDGVEIHGANGYLLDQFLQSSTNQRTDRYGGSLENRARLLLEVTDAAIDVWGAGRVGVHLAPRADSHDMGDADRAETFTYIARELGKRGIAFICAREKEADDSLSPSLKEAFGGVFIANERFTKDQANAWLQSGKADAVAFGIPFIANPDLPARLAQDAELNTPHPETFYGKGAVGYLDYPTL; encoded by the coding sequence ATGACCACGCTTTTTGACCCCATCAAGATCGGTGATCTTGAACTGAACAACCGCATCATCATGGCCCCGCTGACCCGCTGCCGCGCCGACGAAGGCCGCGTACCCAATGCGCTGATGGCCGAGTACTACGTGCAACGCGCCAGCGCCGGCCTGATCATCAGTGAAGCCACCGCCGTCACGCCGATGGGTGTCGGCTACCCGGACACCCCCGGCATCTGGTCCGATGAGCAGGTGCGCGGCTGGAGCAACATCACCAAGGCCGTGCACGCCGCAGGCAGCAAGATCGTCCTGCAACTGTGGCACGTCGGGCGTATTTCCGACCCGGTCTACCTGAATGGCCAGTTGCCCGTCGCGCCAAGCGCCATCCAGCCGGCTGGGCACGTCAGCCTGATCCGCCCGATGAAGGACTACGTCACCCCACGCGCCCTGGAAACGGAAGAAATCGCCGACATCGTCGACGCCTATCGCCTGGGCGCAGAAAACGCTAAAGCGGCCGGTTTTGACGGCGTGGAAATCCACGGTGCCAACGGCTATCTGCTCGACCAGTTCCTGCAGAGCAGCACCAACCAGCGCACAGACCGTTACGGCGGTAGCCTGGAAAACCGCGCGCGCCTGCTGCTGGAAGTCACCGATGCCGCAATTGACGTCTGGGGCGCAGGCCGCGTTGGCGTGCACCTGGCACCGCGCGCCGATAGCCATGACATGGGCGACGCCGACCGCGCAGAAACCTTCACCTACATCGCTCGCGAACTGGGCAAGCGCGGCATTGCCTTTATCTGCGCCCGTGAGAAAGAAGCCGACGACAGCCTGTCGCCAAGCCTGAAAGAAGCCTTCGGCGGCGTGTTTATCGCCAACGAACGCTTCACCAAAGATCAGGCCAACGCCTGGCTACAAAGCGGCAAAGCCGATGCCGTGGCCTTCGGTATTCCGTTTATCGCCAACCCAGACCTGCCAGCCCGCCTGGCGCAAGACGCCGAACTGAACACCCCGCACCCAGAAACCTTCTACGGCAAAGGCGCGGTGGGTTACCTCGACTACCCGACGCTGTAA
- the olsB gene encoding L-ornithine N(alpha)-acyltransferase, producing the protein MTQMAITRNRNTPARRLQAERLLGAAALREAQALRYRVFSAEFAAKFKGAELGLDMDDYDIHCQHIGVRDMNSGELVATTRLLDHQAAANLGRFYSEEEFSLHGLMHLEGPVLEIGRTCVDAAYRNGATIAVLWGELAEVLNQGAYRYLMGCASISMLDGGIQAQAIMQRLRERYLCTEHLRAEPKTPLPSLDVPSNVIAEMPPLLKAYMRLGAKICGEPCWDQDFQVADVFILLKRDELCPRYARHFKAAG; encoded by the coding sequence ATGACTCAGATGGCAATCACCCGCAACCGCAACACCCCAGCGCGTCGCTTGCAGGCCGAGCGTTTACTGGGCGCAGCTGCCCTGCGTGAAGCCCAGGCGCTGCGCTATCGCGTATTCAGCGCCGAGTTCGCTGCCAAGTTCAAGGGTGCTGAACTCGGCCTGGACATGGATGACTACGACATTCACTGCCAGCACATCGGCGTGCGTGACATGAACAGCGGTGAGCTGGTGGCCACCACCCGCCTACTCGACCATCAAGCCGCCGCCAACCTGGGGCGCTTTTACAGCGAAGAAGAGTTTAGCCTGCACGGCCTGATGCACCTCGAAGGCCCGGTATTGGAAATCGGCCGCACCTGTGTCGATGCGGCCTACCGCAACGGCGCGACCATCGCCGTGCTCTGGGGCGAACTGGCCGAGGTGCTCAACCAAGGCGCTTACCGCTACCTGATGGGCTGCGCCAGCATCTCCATGCTCGATGGAGGTATCCAGGCCCAGGCGATCATGCAGCGTCTACGTGAGCGCTACCTGTGCACCGAGCACCTGCGCGCCGAACCGAAAACCCCACTACCCAGCCTGGACGTGCCGAGCAACGTCATCGCCGAGATGCCACCGCTGCTCAAAGCCTATATGCGCCTGGGCGCGAAGATCTGCGGCGAACCGTGTTGGGATCAGGATTTCCAGGTCGCCGACGTGTTTATCCTGCTCAAGCGCGACGAACTCTGCCCGCGTTACGCACGGCACTTCAAAGCGGCGGGGTAA
- a CDS encoding acetyl-CoA C-acyltransferase, producing MSDIVIVSGARTPMGGFQGSLSSVAAVDLGAAAIAAAVERAGIAPADVQEVIMGCVLPAGLKQGPARQASLNAGLPAATGCTTINKLCGSGMKAVMQAFDSLKAGSNTVMIAGGMESMSNAPYLMTKARAGLRMGHGEIKDHMFLDGLEDARTGRLMGSFAQETADQYGFTREHMDAYAIESLKRAQAAIASGALDAEIVPITVSGRKGDALVKDDEQPLNANLEKIPGLKPAFRKDGTITAANASSISDGASALLLMTAEEAAKRGLKPLAKIVAHATQSQDPSEFTLAPVGSISNLLKKTGWDKADVDLFEINEAFAMVTMLAMREHDLDHAKVNIYGGACAQGHPVGSTGSRIILTLINALKNTGGKRGIASLCIGGGEATAVAVELI from the coding sequence ATGTCCGATATCGTCATCGTCAGCGGCGCACGTACGCCAATGGGTGGTTTTCAAGGCAGCCTGTCCAGCGTTGCCGCCGTTGACCTGGGCGCCGCCGCGATTGCGGCCGCTGTTGAGCGCGCCGGGATTGCACCGGCCGACGTGCAAGAAGTGATCATGGGCTGCGTGCTGCCCGCCGGCCTCAAGCAAGGCCCGGCGCGTCAGGCGTCGCTGAATGCCGGGCTGCCTGCTGCGACTGGCTGCACCACGATCAATAAGCTCTGTGGTTCGGGCATGAAGGCGGTGATGCAGGCCTTTGACTCGCTCAAAGCCGGTAGCAACACGGTAATGATCGCCGGCGGCATGGAAAGCATGTCCAACGCGCCCTACCTCATGACCAAAGCCCGCGCCGGCCTGCGAATGGGCCATGGTGAGATCAAGGACCACATGTTCCTCGACGGTCTGGAAGACGCTCGCACCGGTCGTTTAATGGGCTCCTTTGCCCAGGAAACCGCCGACCAATACGGCTTCACCCGCGAGCACATGGATGCTTACGCCATCGAATCGCTGAAGCGCGCTCAGGCAGCCATCGCCAGTGGCGCACTGGATGCGGAAATCGTCCCGATCACCGTCAGCGGCCGCAAGGGCGATGCACTGGTCAAGGATGATGAACAGCCGTTGAACGCCAATCTGGAGAAGATTCCGGGCCTCAAACCAGCATTCCGCAAGGACGGCACGATCACCGCCGCCAACGCCAGTTCGATCTCCGACGGTGCCTCAGCGCTGCTGCTGATGACCGCCGAAGAAGCCGCCAAGCGCGGCCTTAAGCCGTTGGCCAAAATCGTCGCGCACGCCACCCAGAGCCAGGATCCGAGTGAATTCACCCTGGCGCCGGTTGGCTCAATCAGCAATCTGTTGAAGAAAACTGGCTGGGATAAGGCCGACGTCGATCTGTTCGAGATCAACGAAGCCTTCGCCATGGTCACCATGCTGGCCATGCGTGAGCACGACCTGGATCACGCCAAGGTCAACATCTATGGCGGCGCGTGCGCCCAGGGTCACCCGGTGGGTTCCACGGGTTCACGGATCATTCTGACCTTGATCAACGCGCTGAAGAACACCGGCGGCAAGCGCGGTATCGCCTCGCTGTGCATCGGTGGCGGTGAAGCGACGGCCGTAGCAGTCGAGCTGATCTAA
- a CDS encoding phosphatidylserine/phosphatidylglycerophosphate/cardiolipin synthase family protein — MAYNVFPWRRGNAVSLLVDGPCFFGQMLKRINAAQRHVELELYLLESGACSSALLDALCAAAERGVAVRCLFDGYGGQGLLLPDRLRLDAAGIQVKWYNPVRWRHGVRNFHRDHRKVLVVDEQFAFVGGTGATDAFWQPGAAESRWHEVMVEISGPVVADWLQLFDRQWQMDQSWIVWRPRLPLRIKTLLATPAVGEGLARVAFADAVQHRDILYSLVRMLRGSKRRIWLATPYFLPTWRVRRVLRQAAERGVDVRLLLAGNNTDHPPIRFAGQRYYASLLKAGVQIFEYQPRFLHLKMALVDDWVSIGSCNFDHWNLSFNLDANLEALDPAFTASVATCFERDFADSQLIDGKAWLARPWYIRVQQKVWGVLDQLMFKLLNRRR, encoded by the coding sequence GTGGCCTATAACGTATTCCCCTGGCGGCGCGGCAATGCGGTGAGCCTGCTGGTCGATGGCCCGTGCTTTTTCGGGCAGATGCTCAAGCGCATTAACGCTGCTCAGCGCCATGTCGAGCTGGAGTTGTATCTGCTGGAAAGTGGCGCGTGTTCAAGCGCCTTACTGGACGCCTTATGTGCGGCGGCTGAGCGTGGGGTCGCGGTGCGTTGCCTGTTCGACGGCTACGGTGGGCAAGGCTTGCTGTTGCCGGATCGCCTGCGTCTAGACGCTGCGGGTATCCAGGTGAAATGGTACAACCCGGTGCGCTGGCGCCATGGTGTGCGCAACTTTCACCGTGATCACCGCAAAGTGTTGGTGGTCGATGAGCAGTTCGCTTTCGTCGGCGGTACCGGTGCCACGGATGCCTTCTGGCAGCCTGGCGCAGCCGAGAGCCGTTGGCATGAAGTCATGGTGGAAATCAGTGGCCCCGTGGTGGCCGACTGGTTGCAGCTGTTTGATCGCCAGTGGCAGATGGATCAAAGCTGGATCGTCTGGCGGCCGCGCCTGCCATTGCGCATCAAAACCTTGTTGGCAACGCCGGCTGTGGGGGAGGGCTTGGCGCGTGTCGCGTTTGCCGATGCGGTGCAGCATCGCGACATTCTCTATTCGTTGGTGCGCATGCTGCGCGGCTCGAAGCGCCGCATCTGGCTGGCTACGCCTTATTTCTTGCCGACCTGGCGAGTGCGCCGCGTGCTGCGCCAAGCGGCCGAGCGTGGGGTCGATGTGCGCCTGCTGTTGGCTGGCAACAATACCGACCATCCGCCGATACGTTTTGCCGGGCAGCGTTATTACGCCAGTTTGCTGAAAGCCGGTGTGCAGATATTTGAATACCAACCGCGCTTTCTGCACCTGAAGATGGCGCTGGTGGACGATTGGGTCAGTATTGGTTCCTGCAATTTCGATCACTGGAACCTGAGCTTTAATCTGGATGCCAACCTTGAGGCACTCGACCCAGCGTTCACCGCCAGCGTGGCGACCTGTTTTGAGCGTGACTTTGCCGACAGCCAGCTGATTGATGGCAAGGCCTGGCTGGCCAGGCCTTGGTACATCCGTGTACAGCAGAAGGTCTGGGGTGTTTTGGATCAGCTGATGTTTAAGTTGCTGAATCGCCGTCGCTGA
- a CDS encoding MBL fold metallo-hydrolase: protein MRREPIVLFDNGEHQCMMFDDLVSGEGVQSNQFLITDNEQYLLLDPGGDLTYTPLSLELSKHIPVQDLTYIFASHQDPDIIASLDKWLLHTRAQVICSKLWARFLPHLTANYLALSRGINTFDRIIALPDRGQSFSLGKCTLKAVPAHFLHSVGNFQLYDPTSKILFSGDMGASLVDDAHPVSDFVNHVPNMLGFHRRYMASNKVCRLWAAMVREMDVAMIVPQHGRPFVGAEMINAFLYWVEHLECGMDLMGAEDYRLPK, encoded by the coding sequence ATGCGCCGCGAGCCTATAGTGCTGTTCGATAACGGCGAGCATCAATGCATGATGTTCGATGACTTGGTCAGCGGTGAGGGCGTGCAGTCCAACCAGTTTCTGATCACCGACAACGAGCAGTACCTGCTGCTCGATCCGGGTGGCGATCTGACCTACACGCCGCTGTCGCTGGAGTTGTCCAAGCACATTCCGGTGCAAGACCTGACCTATATTTTTGCCTCGCACCAGGACCCGGACATCATTGCCTCGCTGGACAAATGGCTGCTGCACACCCGTGCGCAGGTGATCTGCTCCAAGCTCTGGGCGCGTTTCCTGCCGCACCTGACGGCTAACTACCTGGCGCTCAGCCGTGGCATCAACACCTTTGACCGGATCATCGCGCTGCCCGATCGCGGCCAGTCATTTAGTTTGGGCAAGTGCACACTCAAGGCGGTGCCTGCGCACTTCCTGCATTCGGTGGGCAACTTCCAGCTGTATGACCCGACAAGCAAGATCCTGTTTTCCGGCGACATGGGCGCATCGCTGGTCGACGATGCGCACCCGGTGAGCGACTTCGTCAACCATGTCCCAAACATGCTCGGCTTTCACCGGCGCTACATGGCCAGCAACAAGGTCTGCCGCCTGTGGGCGGCGATGGTGCGTGAAATGGATGTGGCGATGATTGTGCCGCAGCATGGCCGGCCCTTTGTCGGCGCGGAAATGATCAACGCCTTCCTCTACTGGGTCGAGCACCTTGAGTGCGGCATGGACTTGATGGGGGCGGAGGATTACCGCCTGCCGAAATAG
- a CDS encoding lysophospholipid acyltransferase family protein, with translation MKKLRLYARLLRLLAVISLGTLLAAGVALLERLVRHDLMPTRQRLTRWFLARLTDALPFRLKVQGQLPRQPMLWVSNHVSWTDIPLLGMLTPLSFLSKAEVRAWPVAGWLALKAGTLFIRRGSGDSGLLNQQLGQHLQQGRNLLIFPEGTTTDGLDLRTFHGRLLSSAIDSGVAVQPVAIRYLRNGQPCAVAPFIGDDDMLAHLLRLLGSDLGEVQIQLLTPIASAELHRNALARAAQQAIRQALFGAATPEQTVVAEDLAA, from the coding sequence ATGAAGAAGCTGCGTTTGTATGCCCGCCTGTTGCGCCTGTTGGCGGTGATCAGCCTCGGCACGCTGCTGGCGGCCGGCGTCGCCCTGCTGGAGCGTCTGGTTCGGCATGACCTGATGCCCACCCGCCAGCGCCTGACCCGCTGGTTTCTCGCGCGGCTGACGGATGCGCTGCCGTTTCGCCTAAAGGTGCAAGGCCAGCTGCCGCGCCAGCCAATGCTCTGGGTCAGTAATCACGTGTCGTGGACTGACATTCCGCTGCTGGGCATGCTCACTCCACTGTCTTTTTTGTCCAAGGCCGAGGTGCGCGCCTGGCCAGTCGCAGGCTGGCTGGCGCTCAAGGCCGGCACGCTGTTTATCCGCCGGGGCTCGGGGGATAGCGGCCTGCTCAATCAACAACTCGGCCAGCACTTACAACAGGGCCGCAACCTGCTGATCTTCCCGGAAGGCACCACCACCGATGGCCTCGACCTGCGCACCTTTCATGGCCGCCTGCTGAGCAGCGCCATCGACAGCGGCGTCGCGGTGCAGCCGGTGGCGATCCGTTACCTGCGCAACGGCCAGCCCTGCGCCGTAGCGCCATTTATTGGCGATGACGACATGCTCGCGCACCTGCTGCGCCTGCTCGGCAGCGACTTGGGTGAAGTGCAGATCCAGCTGCTCACGCCGATTGCCAGCGCTGAGTTGCATCGCAATGCGCTCGCGCGGGCCGCGCAACAGGCGATCCGCCAGGCGCTGTTCGGCGCAGCGACCCCTGAGCAAACGGTCGTTGCTGAAGACCTGGCGGCCTAA
- a CDS encoding serine hydrolase: MPIVLFPSRLLLACAFSLGCATVHAESWPGADWSRQLTPASAALSELDSYAFPARDEATRQGVRTDALLVIRDGQVVYERYAEPTSAATPHLTWSMAKSILATTLGVAYGQGLFKLDAPVAAYYPPFAAHPQVKIGHLLNWASGLDWQEDYEYAPLKSSVVAMLYTRGRSDMAAFTAAHTADAEPGARFRYSSGDSNVLSAALKGMVGEAAYADYPWTALFNPLGVTSAVWESDAAGTFVGSSYLYMSARDLARVGLLMQREGRWREQQLLPKAWVEFNRTPFANYQPQDDKASDPVPGGQWWLNAAVAGARKPWPDAPSNLLAASGHWGQGLYVLPDEKLVIVRYADDRDASFDRNHFLKLVIAATATEVQR; encoded by the coding sequence ATGCCCATCGTCCTCTTTCCTTCGCGGCTGCTGCTGGCGTGCGCGTTCAGCCTTGGCTGTGCGACTGTGCATGCTGAGAGCTGGCCCGGTGCCGACTGGAGCCGCCAGCTGACGCCAGCCAGTGCGGCGCTTAGCGAGCTGGACAGCTACGCCTTCCCAGCCCGTGATGAGGCCACCCGTCAGGGTGTGCGCACCGATGCCTTGTTGGTGATTCGCGACGGCCAAGTGGTCTATGAGCGCTACGCGGAGCCGACCAGCGCCGCCACGCCGCACCTGACCTGGTCAATGGCCAAAAGCATACTCGCCACCACGCTGGGCGTGGCTTACGGCCAGGGGCTGTTCAAGCTGGATGCGCCGGTGGCAGCTTACTACCCGCCATTTGCCGCGCACCCGCAGGTCAAGATTGGCCATCTACTGAACTGGGCCTCGGGTTTGGACTGGCAGGAGGATTACGAATACGCGCCGCTGAAATCCTCGGTGGTGGCCATGCTCTATACCCGTGGGCGCAGTGATATGGCGGCCTTCACCGCCGCGCATACGGCTGATGCCGAGCCGGGTGCGCGCTTTCGTTATTCCAGCGGCGACAGCAACGTGTTGTCCGCCGCGCTCAAGGGTATGGTCGGCGAGGCGGCGTATGCCGATTACCCCTGGACGGCGCTGTTCAATCCGCTAGGCGTGACATCGGCGGTCTGGGAAAGCGATGCGGCGGGCACCTTTGTCGGCTCTTCTTACCTGTACATGAGCGCACGTGACCTGGCGCGTGTTGGCTTGCTGATGCAGCGCGAGGGGCGCTGGCGCGAGCAGCAACTGCTGCCCAAGGCCTGGGTCGAGTTCAACCGTACGCCGTTTGCCAATTATCAGCCGCAGGACGATAAAGCCAGTGACCCCGTTCCGGGTGGCCAGTGGTGGCTCAATGCCGCGGTGGCGGGGGCGCGCAAACCTTGGCCGGATGCGCCGAGCAACCTGCTGGCGGCCTCAGGTCACTGGGGGCAAGGCTTGTATGTGCTGCCGGACGAGAAGCTGGTGATCGTGCGTTACGCCGATGACCGTGATGCCAGCTTTGATCGCAATCACTTTCTCAAACTGGTAATCGCGGCCACGGCCACTGAGGTGCAGCGATGA
- a CDS encoding amidase — MIRRRLFSSLLLLVLLLLAALAWQNRSHLQAFPDIIGAYSAKEYCSCRYVVNNPADYCATYVAQYLPLSGFFDDAAHKRVTARGLGRTQSAQWLSPRQGCQLLPEPAELPAP, encoded by the coding sequence ATGATCCGCCGGCGTCTGTTCAGCAGCCTGTTACTGCTGGTGCTGCTGTTGTTGGCGGCCTTGGCCTGGCAAAACCGCAGCCACCTGCAAGCCTTCCCCGACATCATCGGTGCTTACTCGGCCAAGGAATATTGTTCATGCCGCTACGTGGTCAATAACCCGGCGGATTATTGTGCGACCTATGTGGCGCAGTACCTGCCGCTTTCAGGCTTTTTTGATGATGCTGCGCATAAGCGCGTGACGGCCCGAGGCCTGGGTCGCACCCAGAGTGCGCAGTGGCTGAGCCCGCGCCAGGGATGTCAGTTGTTGCCAGAGCCTGCTGAGCTACCCGCGCCCTGA
- a CDS encoding acyl-CoA dehydrogenase produces the protein MPWQQLLSPQTRLPIVDLEAWYASLLERIAQPTPLQLAVLGGRLAATPGLAFLAGYQGALRALWPAAPWTLGALCATENRSIRPADMHTRLSALTLAGRKDFVTAAEAVDWLLVAAREDEAGQPVRLALGVVRNGAPGVRIETLPALPLMPDISHGRLHLQGAHCERLPGDGWAAYVKPFRTLEDAHVLAALTAWLFGVGQEAAWPQSLQLRLLGLLAGCAEVARQCPSAADNHLLLGGLFAQFDSLSTDLDAAFAAGAVHWAQLWQRDKDLLSIAGSARGKRLQKAQALLGINL, from the coding sequence ATGCCCTGGCAACAGCTGTTGAGCCCGCAGACACGTCTGCCAATCGTCGACCTGGAGGCGTGGTACGCCAGCCTGCTTGAGCGCATCGCTCAGCCGACGCCGTTGCAGCTGGCTGTGCTCGGCGGGCGCTTGGCGGCGACGCCGGGGCTGGCCTTTCTTGCCGGTTATCAAGGCGCGTTGCGCGCGCTTTGGCCCGCCGCGCCCTGGACGCTGGGTGCGCTGTGCGCGACCGAGAACCGCAGCATCCGCCCGGCGGACATGCACACGCGGCTCAGCGCGCTAACCCTCGCTGGCCGCAAGGATTTCGTTACTGCCGCCGAAGCGGTCGATTGGCTGCTGGTGGCCGCCCGCGAGGATGAAGCCGGCCAGCCGGTAAGGCTGGCGCTGGGCGTGGTGCGCAACGGCGCGCCGGGCGTGCGTATTGAAACCCTGCCCGCGTTGCCGCTGATGCCGGACATCAGCCATGGCCGTTTGCATCTGCAGGGCGCGCATTGTGAGCGGCTGCCGGGTGATGGTTGGGCTGCCTACGTCAAACCGTTCCGCACGCTGGAAGACGCCCACGTGCTGGCGGCACTGACCGCCTGGTTGTTCGGCGTGGGGCAGGAGGCTGCCTGGCCGCAGAGTTTGCAATTGCGCCTGCTTGGCCTGTTGGCCGGCTGCGCGGAAGTGGCGCGGCAATGCCCGAGTGCGGCGGATAACCACCTGTTGTTAGGCGGGCTGTTTGCTCAGTTCGACAGCCTGAGCACTGATCTGGATGCTGCTTTTGCCGCAGGCGCGGTGCACTGGGCGCAGCTCTGGCAGCGTGACAAGGACCTGCTGTCGATCGCCGGCAGCGCACGCGGCAAGCGCCTGCAGAAGGCCCAGGCACTGCTCGGTATCAACCTTTAA
- a CDS encoding fatty acid--CoA ligase gives MLQTRLIAPAANAHQAPLLIKRLLLSGIRYEKSREIVYRDQMRYSYATLNERIARLANVLTEAGVKAGDTVAVMDWDSHRYLECMFAIPMIGAVLHTINIRLSADQILYTMNHADDKFVLVNSEFVPLYQSIESQLTTVQKTILLTDAEAKSAGLGGLVGEYETLLAAASPRYDFQDFDENSIATTFYTTGTTGNPKGVYFSHRQLVLHTLAEASVLGSLDSIRLLGTNDVYMPITPMFHVHAWGIPYVATMLGVKQVYPGRYEPDMLCRLMKEEKVTFSHCVPTILQMVMNAPSAQNQNFNGLKMIIGGSALNRSLYDAAKARGIQLTAAYGMSETCPLISCGHINDELMAGSEDERTAYRIKAGVPVPLVEAAIMSADGSLLPADGETQGELVLRAPWLTQGYYREPEKGEELWEHGWLHTGDVATIDDFGFIDIRDRIKDVIKTGGEWISSLALEDLISRHPAVREVAVVGVVDPQWGERPFALLVLRDGHSLDAKGLKDHLKPFVDQGSINKWAIPSQIALVTEVPKTSVGKLDKKRIRLDIVQWQAAGSPFLSTV, from the coding sequence ATGCTCCAGACCCGTCTGATTGCTCCCGCTGCGAATGCGCACCAAGCCCCTCTGTTGATCAAGCGTTTGCTGTTGTCCGGCATCCGCTACGAGAAAAGCCGCGAGATCGTTTACCGCGACCAGATGCGCTACAGCTACGCCACCCTCAATGAGCGTATCGCCCGGCTGGCCAACGTGCTGACCGAGGCCGGGGTCAAGGCGGGCGACACCGTGGCAGTGATGGACTGGGACAGCCACCGCTACCTAGAGTGCATGTTTGCCATCCCGATGATCGGCGCGGTGCTGCACACCATCAATATCCGCCTTTCGGCCGATCAGATTCTCTACACCATGAACCATGCCGACGATAAGTTCGTGCTGGTTAACAGCGAGTTTGTACCGCTCTATCAAAGCATCGAAAGCCAGCTGACCACCGTGCAGAAAACCATCCTGCTCACCGATGCAGAGGCTAAGTCTGCGGGCCTAGGCGGCCTGGTCGGCGAGTACGAAACCCTGCTGGCAGCCGCCAGCCCGCGTTACGACTTCCAGGATTTCGACGAAAACTCGATCGCCACCACCTTCTATACCACCGGCACCACCGGTAACCCCAAAGGCGTCTACTTCAGTCATCGTCAACTGGTGCTGCACACCCTGGCCGAGGCTAGCGTACTGGGCAGCCTCGACAGCATTCGTCTGCTGGGCACTAACGATGTGTATATGCCGATCACCCCAATGTTCCACGTGCATGCATGGGGCATTCCTTATGTGGCGACCATGCTCGGGGTCAAGCAGGTGTATCCCGGTCGTTATGAGCCGGACATGCTGTGCCGCTTGATGAAAGAGGAGAAGGTCACCTTCTCCCACTGCGTGCCGACTATTTTGCAAATGGTCATGAACGCACCCTCTGCTCAAAATCAGAACTTCAATGGTCTGAAGATGATCATTGGTGGCAGCGCCCTTAACCGCTCGCTGTATGACGCCGCCAAAGCCCGCGGTATCCAGCTGACCGCCGCCTACGGTATGTCAGAAACCTGCCCGCTGATCTCCTGTGGTCACATCAACGATGAGCTGATGGCCGGAAGTGAAGATGAGCGCACCGCTTACCGGATTAAAGCCGGGGTGCCGGTGCCGCTGGTCGAAGCCGCCATTATGTCCGCCGATGGCAGCCTGTTACCGGCCGACGGCGAAACCCAGGGCGAGTTGGTGTTGCGCGCGCCATGGCTGACCCAAGGCTACTACCGTGAGCCGGAGAAGGGCGAAGAGCTGTGGGAGCACGGTTGGTTACACACAGGTGATGTGGCGACTATCGACGACTTTGGCTTTATCGACATCCGTGACCGCATCAAGGATGTGATCAAGACCGGCGGCGAATGGATTTCTTCTTTGGCGTTGGAGGACCTGATCAGCCGTCACCCTGCCGTGCGTGAAGTGGCAGTGGTTGGTGTGGTTGACCCGCAGTGGGGCGAGCGGCCGTTTGCCTTGCTGGTGTTACGTGACGGCCACAGCCTGGACGCCAAAGGATTGAAGGATCACCTCAAACCTTTTGTCGATCAGGGCAGCATTAACAAGTGGGCGATACCCTCGCAAATAGCGCTTGTTACCGAAGTTCCCAAAACCAGTGTTGGCAAGCTGGATAAGAAGCGTATTCGTCTGGATATCGTCCAGTGGCAGGCCGCCGGTAGCCCATTTCTGTCCACCGTCTAA